The region TTGTGCCTGTCTGGCTGCAACCTGTGGGACGTATGCACCCGCTGTTTCTTCATTTTCCCATTGTGATTTTATTGCTGGCGATGGTTATGGAAGCCTTTCGCTTCCGAACTACAACGGCCGAAAATCGGGTGGAGGCTTCGGTTTTTTACCAGGACTTCCTGGCCAATTTACTGCTCATTGGCACCCTGCTGGCTGGTCTTACGGTTATCATGGGGCTGTTCCTGGCGCAGGAAGACGGGTATTCCGGTCAGGTGTTATTTTGGCATAAATGGTCGGGCGTTGGTATTTTCTTCGCATCGGCACTGGTGTACACCATCCGAAACAAAGTCTGGTATAACGCCCTGATTGCCCGGGTGGGAGCGCTCGCCACAATCGTTTGTCTGGTTGGCGCTGGGCATTACGGGGCAACGCTAACCCACGGCGACAATTTTCTCTTTGCGCCGATAAGTAATGAACTGAAACCAACCCCCGTTTCGCTCGACCAGGCGCTGGTGTTCAACGATGTAATACAGCCGATTTTCGAGCAGAAATGCGTTAGCTGTCATAACCCCGGCAAATTGAAAGGGGAGCTGAATCTGACCAGCATGGAGTCGATACTGAAAGGTGGCAAAAGCGGTAAGTTATTTGTGGCCGGTCAGCCTGCGGTTAGTTTGCTGTTGCAGCGGATTCACCTGCCATCCGACGAAAAAAAGCACATGCCACCGCTGGGAAAGAGCCAGCTTACACCCCAGGAAATGACCCTGCTGGCATTGTGGGTAAAAGGCCGCGCCGACTTTCAGAAGAGAGTGGTCGATTTACCCGCCACCGATTCGTTACGCTTCATCGCGTCGGCTCTGTTCAAACCCGTTCAGTCGGTTGAAACGTTTGAATTTGACGCTGCCGATGAGGAGACCGTTACGAAGCTGAACGACGATTACCGGACTGTTGCTCCGCTGGCGAAAGAGTCGCCCGCGCTGGCTGTCAATTTGTACAATCGAGCAGCTTACAAACCGGAGAAGCTCGACGAACTGGATGCCGTAAAAGAGCAGATCGTTTACCTGAACCTCAATAAAATGCCCGTGACCGATGCGGCCCTGCGGCAAATTCGGAAGTTTGAAAATTTGCAAAAGCTGGATTTGAATTTTACGGATATTACGGGCAACGGCATAGCTGAACTTACCTCTCTGGACCACTTAAAGACGTTGTCGCTGGCGGGAACGAAGGTCACGTTCGCCGATCTACAAAAGCAGATTGGTGCGTTTAAATCCCTGAAAACCTTAGCTGTCTGGAACACAGCACTAACGCCTGCACAAATCACACAATTGCAAAAAGAGCACAAAAACATCCAGTTTATCGGTGGGTTCGATGGTACAGCCAGTGAGCCAATCAAACTGAATCCGCCACAAATTAAAAACAGCTCTACCATCTTTAACAAGACGCTGGCTCTGCACTTAAAACACCCTATTCGGGATGTTCAGCTTCGTTTCACTACCGACGGTAGCGAGCCCGACAGCATCCACTCACCTCTGTTTACGGGTCAGACGGTCCTGGATAAACCGACCGTGATTAAAGCCAAAGCCTATAAACAGGGCTGGTTCAGTAGTGATGTGGCTACGTTTAGCTTTTATAAGGGTTCTTACATACCGGATAGCGTAAATTTATTATTGCCGCTTAATCCGGTTCATCAGGCCGATGGGGCACACACTTTTTTCGATGGTAAACTAGGCACCTTCAACGCCAATAGTCCGGCCTGGGCTAACAACTGGGCGGGGTTCCGAAAGAACGAAATGGCGCTGGTGTCAGAATTCAAGAAGCCGGTTAGTGTAAGTTCGGTAGCTCTGCGGATCATGGTCGAGGAAGAAACGAGTATTTTCCCTCCAGGTCTGGTTGAAGTGTGGGGTGGACCCAGCCGCACGCAGATGAAACGACTTGGTACACTCAAACCTGATCTTCCGGCCAAAAAAAGTACCCACGAACTGAAAGCGATCACCTGTACATTTCCCCCACACACTATTTCGTACCTGAAAATTGTGGCGTACCCGCTTAAACAAATCCCGGAATGGCACCCGAACAAAGGAAATACCGCCTTGTTGCTGGTAGATGAAGTATTCATCAATTAATCACGGTTTCTCGCGCTATATAAGAATTTATTGATTCGTATACTATCTGGTTCTGTAATCTCCTGCTGATTATCAGTAAGATAGGTTAGGGAGGTAATAAATGTAAACTATATTTTATAAAGATTACGCTCTTCTATGGGTATGTATGGGAAAGTGCGAGTAGGTTGAATATTAATATTTGACTATTCGATTGACTTTTTTTAAAATAGAGTCACCTTAAAAATCCTATTCCTTACTCCAAAAATCATGAAGAGATTCTATTTATCTATGGCTATGGCCATGGTGATTGCAGAGTCATTCGCAAGTTCTGCAAAACAACCTAATGGGGGCCTTTCTAAAGACGGGCGGTCTGTTAGTGCGCTGGTAGCTATCAACGCTCCGGATCGTTTGGCAGAGGCCGCGACGGACATTACCGTGTCAGGTAAAGTAATTGATGAGAAAGGTGATGGGTTGCCCGGCGTAAGTGTTGTTATAAAAGGGTCAACACAAGGGACAACTACAGACGGAACAGGAAGCTTTAAAATTTCCGTTCCCAACGCCAATTCAACGCTGGTTTTTAGCTTTGTCGGGTATGCGCGAAAAGAAGCCGTTGTGGGTGGCCAAACCACACTTACCGTAACACTAACGCCCGATGACCAAACCTTAAATGAAGTTGTGGTAGTTGGTTATGGTAGCCAGTTAAAAAAGGAAATAACGGGGGCTGTTCAGACAGTAAGTGCCGCAGAAATCAAAGATCTTCCTGTTTCCCAGATTGGCCAGAAATTACAGGGCCGGCTGGCGGGTGTTCAAATCAACCAGGCTACTGGTAAGCCGGGTCAGGGAATAAGCATCCGTATTCGCGGTCAGGTATCCGTTTCGGCGGGTAGCGACCCGCTTTATGTAGTGGATGGTTTCCCCATAACGGGAAATATTGCCCAGCTTAACCCCGACGAAATCGAAGATCTTTCTGTGTTGAAAGACGCTGCTTCGACCTCGCTGTACGGTTCGCGGGCGGCCAACGGAGTTGTGCTGATTACCACTAAAAAAGGTAAGCCCGGTCAGACAAATATTAGCTTCAGCGCGTTTGCAGGTGTCCAGAAAGTTCCCATGCGAGGTCGCGTGAAGATGCTGGATGCCGTTCAGTTTGCCCAGTTCAAAAAGGAATATTACGAAGATCAGGGGCAAGCTGTGCCGGTTGAGTTCCAGAATCCGTCGCAGTACGAAGGTAAAAACAACGACTGGTATGATGCTTTGCTGCGGCAGGCACCTCTTCAGAGCTACAATCTGAGTATCTCTAACAATACAGGTAAGGCTAATACATCGTTGGTTGCCGGTATCTTCAATCAGGATGGGGTTGTACTGAACAATAAATACAAACGGTATTCACTGCGCCTGAACTCAAACTATAACCTGTCTGACCGCGTAACGATCGGCTTTAACGTGGCCCCTTCGTACGTGTACGACAATACCCCCCGGACGGATGGTGACCGGGGAACCGGAATTCTGTTCAACGCCCTGCACACCTGGCCAGTAATGCCCATTTATGCCGCCAATGGTGAACTGACCAAGTTCAATACTTTTCCGGGTAGTACGGGTAATATTTTCCAGTATCCTAACTGGGTGCGGGCCGCTAATGAACTGGTCAATGAAACCAAGAACACAAACCTGCTGGCAAATGCGTATGTACAATATCGGCCGATTACTGGGTTAACGTTACGGTCGACGATGAATATCGAGTATCAGAACTCTAAGTTCTTCTTCTTTAACCCGTCGACGGCTACGAGTGCCATCAACGTGCCAATCCCAACAACGGCCGTTTCTATTCGGCAGGGGCTGGAGAACACATCCTGGCTGAACGAAAACCTGGCTACCTATACCCGCAGCTTTAACGATCATAACTTTGAGTTGCTGGCTGGTTTTACCAACCAGTGGTATCGGCAGGAGTTCAACCGTATTCAGGCCGATACGTATGCCGATGATCGGCTTCCTACCATTCAGGGAGCACTCAACATCAACCGCGGTGGTACAAACAACGGTATCAACCAGTGGGCATTAACCTCCTATCTGTCTCGTCTGACCTATAATTACAAAGGAAAATACCTGTTTACGGCAGCTGTCCGGTCTGATGGCTCGTCCCGATTTGGCGCGAACAATCAGTACGGTACATTCCCGTCGGCTTCGGTAGGTTGGGTACTTTCTGATGAAAACTTCATGAAAACAGTTATGCCTGTTTCGTTTGCTAAGGTTCGGGCTAGCTACGGCGTAATTGGTAACAATAACATTGGTAACTACACCTCCTACGCCCTGGTGAACAACACTACAAACGCCGTGTTCGGTAGCACGGTTGCTACGGGAGCGGTCGTTCGATCGTTGGCTAATCCAAATCTGGGCTGGGAAACGACCAAACAATTTGATATAGGGCTTGACCTGGGTCTGTTGAACGACCGTATCCAGTTCATTTACGATTTCTACACGAAGCGGACAACCAATCTGCTTTACGCTGTACAAATTCCGCAGGAGTCGGGTTTCACAAACTTCAATGACAACATTGGCGAAATCAAGTTCTGGGGCCATGAATTCTCGCTGACAACCAAAAACACGACGGGTCGGCTGAAATGGAATACCAATGCGAACATCTCGTTCAACCGCAATCTGGTTGTGGCGCTGGCTCCGGGTATTGACCGGGTGTATGGTTCGTTCCACATTACGCAGGTGGGTAAGCCCTTTGGCCAGTTCTATGGTCTGATCAAAGAAGGATACTATCAGAGTGCTGAAGAACTCCGATCATCACCGATCATTCCGGGCCGTTCAGCCATTGGCACCATCAAAATGAAAGATGTGAACGGCGACGGTGTGATTACCTACGGTGGTGATGCCGATGATCGCACCATAATTGGTAGCCCATTCCCAAAATTCACCTACGGTATTACCAACGACCTGAAATACGGCAACTTTGATTTCTCAATTACGGGCTCTGGTTCGTATGGCAATCAGTTATGGGTTCGCCATTTGTACAGCACCGCCAACCTGGACGCTGTATTTAACATGGTTGAGGGTGTAAAGGACCGTTTCCGCGTTCAAAACGTCGTGACGAATGGTGTTGGTGTGGCTACTAAAGTAATAACACCAGGAGCCGGTCAGTTTGGCGCAACCAACAATGGCGGGAACTTTACGGGTATTGAGCGTGACTGGAACAGTACGCAATTCCTGGCTGATGCCTCTTTCTTTACCATCAAAAATATAACGCTTGGCTATAACATTGGAGCAGTCAATAAGCTCTTCAAGTCGGCACGTTTATATGCTTCGGCTCAGCAGGTCTATATATTCACGAAATACTGGGGTGGTCCAAACCCGGAGACCAGCGGCAACGGAGCTGGCGATGGTGACGGTGGTAACCTAAGCCAGGGAGTTGACTTCTCGAACTATCCGGTTCCACGTACCTACACACTTGGCGTTAACCTGAACTTTTAATTCATCGTCATAGAATCGTTAATGGTTGTCATTTATCGAGTGACAATGCAATAACCATCAGATGGCCTATAAACTCATTTCGAACCATATGACACGTAAATACATTGCGACCTGGCTTTTAGCAATTGCCTTAACCGGTTGCAGCAAAGATTTCCTGACTGTAGTTCCCGAAACAGAGCTGAGTTCGGCAACATTTTTCAAGACTGAAGCCGATTTTCAGCAGGCTGTCAATGGAGCTTATGTACCCCTTCGGCAAATGTTTAACGAGCGGGCCTGGGTGTTGGAGGAGATGCACTCCGACAATACGTATTATGCCCGTAACACGCTCTACGGGGCTGTTGACCCAACTGAAAACGTAGCTGATTTTGCCGTTCCAACGGCCAACGGAGTTACCGCCAATGACAACGTATTGGTACAGTACCGGCTGAATTATGTGATAATTGCCCGGGCCAATCAAATTCTGTCGCTTATCGACGGCAATGGCGTAACGTTCAGTTCAGAAGCATTGAAAAATAATCTGAAAGGACAGGCCTTGTTTCTGAGAGCCTTCGCCTATTTTGACTTGGTGCGCCTGTTTGGCAAAGTCCCGTTGCATTTGGTGCCGGTTACCGGTCGTGAAGACGCAGCTCTGCCTTTGGCTACAACAGATGCTCTTTATGCGCAGATCGAAAAAGATGCCTTAGCGGCCAGTACTGCCTTGCCGAACAAAGCTACTCAGCAAGATGGACGGGCTACATCGGGAGCGGCTAAAGTCCTGCTGGCGAATCTGTACATTACACAGAAAAAATGGGCGCAGGCTGAAACACTGCTGAAAGCGGTAGTCGCTAATGATGGCTATATATTGATGCCCGATTATAACGATGCGTTTTCGTTTACCAGCGCGAACAAGAACAACAAGGAGTCTGTGTTCGAGATTCAGTACATGGAAGGTTCGGCTGGGTATAACGGTAACCAGATTTACCGCTTTATTCCATCTCCCATAACGGCTACGGAGATTGCCCCTCTTACCGGCACATCGAACCCGCAGCCTACGTCGCAGGAGAGTAACAACATTCCGACGCCGGATCTTATTGCCGCTTATGAACCCGGCGATAAGCGGAAGGATATTTCTATCGGGTACGTTACGTTGAGTGGTAGCCTACGCGCCGATAAAACGTATCCGTATATCAAAAAATACGCTCGCCCTCACTCGCAGCACAACAATACCGGTCAGAACTGGCCTGTCTATCGCTACGCCGAAGTGCTGCTATTCCTGGCAGAATCGCTAAATGAGCAGGGCAAAACGGGTGAGGCTGCTCCCTATATCAATCAGGTACGTGCTCGTGCAGGTCTAGCCGCTACAACGGCATCGTCGCAGACCGATATGCGGGAGGCTATTTTCAGAGAACGGCGCGTTGAGCTGGCTTTCGAGAATAAGCGTTGGTTTGACCTGACCAGAACGGGTCGTGTAAAGGAGATTATTGGTGCCTACGGCGCGAAGGTAAAAGCCAACCCGGCTGCGTATTACTTCCCAGCTGGAGCGGTTCCGCCACCGAATGCCTTCACCGTTTTGGACGATTATTACGGACTGCCAGCGGTTGAAGCGGCTTTGACTCCGAATTTCTAATAATTAATCCATTGAGTTGGCGTTTACAAACGCCAACTCAATACAAGTCTTTTTGCTTTGAATACCAAGGTTGGTGATTCTGATTACCTAGAAGCAGAATCGGTTTCGGCTCTGCTTCTTTTCTTTCTTTTTCTATCAACCCCGCTGCGGTATATCATCAGAAATCAACGCTTTAGTAAACGTAGCCTGAAGCTGTAAGAACAGTGAGCAGGTCATATAGTGCGCCAGAATAGGCATCGATGTTAACTTACTCAATAGGAAGCATGTTTTTCAAACAAAAATCATCCAGGTTGCTGCTATTTGTTTCGGCCATGGCTCTGGCCGGAACATCCTGGGTCAACATGAGCGGAGTAACGTCCGAAACAACCAAAGCAGACAACCCCAAACTAGACAAGCTGAAGCTGCTGCCTGGTTTTAAAGCGGAGCATTTGTATAGCCCCTCCGACAATAAGCAAGGTTCGTGGGTGGCTATGACCTTCGACGATAAAGGTCGAATGATCACTTCCGATCAATACGGGTTTCTTTACCGACTGGAAATTCCGCCCGTTGGTTCGGGTAACCAGCAACCTAAAGTTGAGAAGCTGAAAGTGGGCATCGTCCAGCCCGGCGATACAACGGTGGGGATGGGCTATGCGCAGGGCTTGTTGTACGCCTTCAACAGCCTGTATGTGATGGTGAACAACCGGGTGAACAAAAATTTTAATAAACCAACGGGATTATATCGCCTTCAGGACACTAACGGTGATGATCAGTTTGAGACAATTACGCTGCTGAAAGAGCTGAAAGGGCAGGAGGGTGAACATGGCCCGCACAGCATGAAGCTCTCTCCAGATGGCAAGTCAATTTATCTTGTTGCGGGAAATCACGTCGACGTTCCGCAAATGGATGCCTATCGGTTGCCATCGAACTGGAAAGAAGATAATCTGTTCCCGCAAATAAAAGACCCCCGCGGGCATGCCAACGACCGTATGGCGCCTGGTGGCTGGGTAGCCAACATTGACCCCGAAGGAAAGCGATGGGAATTAATAGGAGCCGGTTTCCGAAATACATTTGATATTGCGTTCAACGAAGCCGGTGATATGTTTGGCTATGACTCCGACATGGAGTGGGACTTTGGTCTGCCCTGGTATCGCCCAACCCGGATTTGCCATATTACCAGTGGATCTGAGTTTGGCTGGCGTACCGGAAATGGTAAGTGGCTTCCCGGAAACCCCGACAACTTGCCACCCCTTCTGAACATTGGTCAGGGATCGCCAACGAACCTGATGTACGGCGACAAGGCTCGTTTTCCCGAGCGGTATCGCCAGTCGTTATTTGCCTTTGACTGGAGCTTTGGTATTATCTACTCGATTCATCTCAAACCTAAAGGTGCCACCTACGAAGGGGAGCGGGAAGAGTTTATTTCAGGATCGCCCCTGCCATTGACCGATGGTATGTTCGGTCCCGATGGCGCTATGTATTTTTTGACGGGCGGTCGTCGTTTGGAGTCGGATTTGTACCGGGTTACCTATACCGGCACTGAATCCGTAACTCCGGTTGCCAAAGCACCTGTCATTACTAAAGAACACCAGCTCAGAACACAACTGGAACAGTATCACCATGGGGCGAATCCGGCGGCTGTAGCGGCTGCCTGGCCTAACCTGAACCACCCGGATCGCTTTGTGCGCTATGCTGCCCGAATTGCTGTTGAACATCAGCCCGTTGCTCAATGGCAGGAGCGCGTGTTTACCGAAACCGATCCGCAGCGCCTAACACAGGCGGCTGTTGCTCTGGCCCGGCAAGGCGATGCAACGCAAAAGAGTAAGCTGTATAATGCATTAGTTAAGATTAACTATAACCAGTTGTCGGAATCACAGCAATTTGATCTGAGCCGTGCTTTTGAATTGGCTATGTTACGGATGGGCATGCCGGAAGGAGCCGACCGTGATAAGGTGATTGCTTACCTTAACCCGCATTATCCGGCTAAAACGGCCTTGCTCAACCGTGGTCTCAGCCGCGTTCTGATTTCTCTCGAAGCACCGGGTGTCGTTAATAAAACGCTGGCGCTTATGGATATAAAAGATGAGCCAGGCAGCAAAGATTTGGGCCTTGAGACAGCTACCGCTTCGTCTGACCTTATCCTTCGCAACCCACAGTATGGTTTGGATATTGCTAAAATGCTGGAGAAAGTACCGCCCTTACAGCAAACATTCTATGCCGTTATGTTGAGCCGGGCCGATGCTGGCTGGACACCGGAACTGCGGACCAAGTACTTTACTTGGTTTGGAAATGCGTTCAAATACCAGGGTGGTCGAAGCTATGTGGGCTTTATCGACAGAGCACGCAAGCTGGCCTTGAACCACGTGCCGAAAGAGCAGTTTGAGAAGTTTAACAAGCTATCGGGTGCCGACCTGCTAACGGCCAACGGGAACGATTTTGTTACCGATTATGCGCCAAAAGGTCCCGGTCGGCGTTGGGAACTGGCTAGTGCAGTTGCGGTTGTCGATAGTGGATTAGCCGGGCGCAGCTTCGATACGGGTAAGAAAATATACTCCGCTATTCTATGTAGCCGCTGTCATTCGATGGGCGGTCAAGGAGGAGATATTGGCCCTGACCTGACTCAGCTGGGCACTCGCTTCTCCAATAAAGATATTCTGGAAGCCATCATCCACCCGGATAAAGCCATATCCGATCAATATGTGTCTACCATTTTCACGCTGAAAAATGGGCAGTCTGTGTTGGGGCGTCTGGTGAATGAAGATAAAACCAGCTACTCGATTTCGCAGAACCCCTTCGCGCCCGATGAGGTTCGGAAAGTGGCGAAGAAAGATGTAGTATCGAAGAAAAATTCGACCGTTTCTATTATGTTGCCGGGGCTTATTAACAGTCTCAACCCAAGTGAACTCAAAGATTTGGTTGCCTATCTGAAATCGGGTGGTAATCAGAATAACGAGGTTTACAAAGCAGCTGCGGGCGGAACGAAAGGTAAATAATATAAGGCGTAGTTATGGTCTGGTTTTATTCGGGCTATAGCTACGCTTTACAAATTCTAACGATAAGATCGACATGAT is a window of Spirosoma linguale DSM 74 DNA encoding:
- a CDS encoding heme-binding protein (TIGRFAM: heme-binding protein~KEGG: pca:Pcar_0624 L-sorbosone dehydrogenase); this encodes MFFKQKSSRLLLFVSAMALAGTSWVNMSGVTSETTKADNPKLDKLKLLPGFKAEHLYSPSDNKQGSWVAMTFDDKGRMITSDQYGFLYRLEIPPVGSGNQQPKVEKLKVGIVQPGDTTVGMGYAQGLLYAFNSLYVMVNNRVNKNFNKPTGLYRLQDTNGDDQFETITLLKELKGQEGEHGPHSMKLSPDGKSIYLVAGNHVDVPQMDAYRLPSNWKEDNLFPQIKDPRGHANDRMAPGGWVANIDPEGKRWELIGAGFRNTFDIAFNEAGDMFGYDSDMEWDFGLPWYRPTRICHITSGSEFGWRTGNGKWLPGNPDNLPPLLNIGQGSPTNLMYGDKARFPERYRQSLFAFDWSFGIIYSIHLKPKGATYEGEREEFISGSPLPLTDGMFGPDGAMYFLTGGRRLESDLYRVTYTGTESVTPVAKAPVITKEHQLRTQLEQYHHGANPAAVAAAWPNLNHPDRFVRYAARIAVEHQPVAQWQERVFTETDPQRLTQAAVALARQGDATQKSKLYNALVKINYNQLSESQQFDLSRAFELAMLRMGMPEGADRDKVIAYLNPHYPAKTALLNRGLSRVLISLEAPGVVNKTLALMDIKDEPGSKDLGLETATASSDLILRNPQYGLDIAKMLEKVPPLQQTFYAVMLSRADAGWTPELRTKYFTWFGNAFKYQGGRSYVGFIDRARKLALNHVPKEQFEKFNKLSGADLLTANGNDFVTDYAPKGPGRRWELASAVAVVDSGLAGRSFDTGKKIYSAILCSRCHSMGGQGGDIGPDLTQLGTRFSNKDILEAIIHPDKAISDQYVSTIFTLKNGQSVLGRLVNEDKTSYSISQNPFAPDEVRKVAKKDVVSKKNSTVSIMLPGLINSLNPSELKDLVAYLKSGGNQNNEVYKAAAGGTKGK
- a CDS encoding hypothetical protein (KEGG: pat:Patl_0817 hypothetical protein); translation: MNKRLVKFAEQGVFVLVIFILFILLFSDRIVVPVWLQPVGRMHPLFLHFPIVILLLAMVMEAFRFRTTTAENRVEASVFYQDFLANLLLIGTLLAGLTVIMGLFLAQEDGYSGQVLFWHKWSGVGIFFASALVYTIRNKVWYNALIARVGALATIVCLVGAGHYGATLTHGDNFLFAPISNELKPTPVSLDQALVFNDVIQPIFEQKCVSCHNPGKLKGELNLTSMESILKGGKSGKLFVAGQPAVSLLLQRIHLPSDEKKHMPPLGKSQLTPQEMTLLALWVKGRADFQKRVVDLPATDSLRFIASALFKPVQSVETFEFDAADEETVTKLNDDYRTVAPLAKESPALAVNLYNRAAYKPEKLDELDAVKEQIVYLNLNKMPVTDAALRQIRKFENLQKLDLNFTDITGNGIAELTSLDHLKTLSLAGTKVTFADLQKQIGAFKSLKTLAVWNTALTPAQITQLQKEHKNIQFIGGFDGTASEPIKLNPPQIKNSSTIFNKTLALHLKHPIRDVQLRFTTDGSEPDSIHSPLFTGQTVLDKPTVIKAKAYKQGWFSSDVATFSFYKGSYIPDSVNLLLPLNPVHQADGAHTFFDGKLGTFNANSPAWANNWAGFRKNEMALVSEFKKPVSVSSVALRIMVEEETSIFPPGLVEVWGGPSRTQMKRLGTLKPDLPAKKSTHELKAITCTFPPHTISYLKIVAYPLKQIPEWHPNKGNTALLLVDEVFIN
- a CDS encoding RagB/SusD domain protein (PFAM: RagB/SusD domain protein) — translated: MAYKLISNHMTRKYIATWLLAIALTGCSKDFLTVVPETELSSATFFKTEADFQQAVNGAYVPLRQMFNERAWVLEEMHSDNTYYARNTLYGAVDPTENVADFAVPTANGVTANDNVLVQYRLNYVIIARANQILSLIDGNGVTFSSEALKNNLKGQALFLRAFAYFDLVRLFGKVPLHLVPVTGREDAALPLATTDALYAQIEKDALAASTALPNKATQQDGRATSGAAKVLLANLYITQKKWAQAETLLKAVVANDGYILMPDYNDAFSFTSANKNNKESVFEIQYMEGSAGYNGNQIYRFIPSPITATEIAPLTGTSNPQPTSQESNNIPTPDLIAAYEPGDKRKDISIGYVTLSGSLRADKTYPYIKKYARPHSQHNNTGQNWPVYRYAEVLLFLAESLNEQGKTGEAAPYINQVRARAGLAATTASSQTDMREAIFRERRVELAFENKRWFDLTRTGRVKEIIGAYGAKVKANPAAYYFPAGAVPPPNAFTVLDDYYGLPAVEAALTPNF
- a CDS encoding TonB-dependent receptor plug (PFAM: TonB-dependent receptor plug; TonB-dependent receptor~KEGG: mxa:MXAN_4746 TonB-dependent receptor) gives rise to the protein MAMAMVIAESFASSAKQPNGGLSKDGRSVSALVAINAPDRLAEAATDITVSGKVIDEKGDGLPGVSVVIKGSTQGTTTDGTGSFKISVPNANSTLVFSFVGYARKEAVVGGQTTLTVTLTPDDQTLNEVVVVGYGSQLKKEITGAVQTVSAAEIKDLPVSQIGQKLQGRLAGVQINQATGKPGQGISIRIRGQVSVSAGSDPLYVVDGFPITGNIAQLNPDEIEDLSVLKDAASTSLYGSRAANGVVLITTKKGKPGQTNISFSAFAGVQKVPMRGRVKMLDAVQFAQFKKEYYEDQGQAVPVEFQNPSQYEGKNNDWYDALLRQAPLQSYNLSISNNTGKANTSLVAGIFNQDGVVLNNKYKRYSLRLNSNYNLSDRVTIGFNVAPSYVYDNTPRTDGDRGTGILFNALHTWPVMPIYAANGELTKFNTFPGSTGNIFQYPNWVRAANELVNETKNTNLLANAYVQYRPITGLTLRSTMNIEYQNSKFFFFNPSTATSAINVPIPTTAVSIRQGLENTSWLNENLATYTRSFNDHNFELLAGFTNQWYRQEFNRIQADTYADDRLPTIQGALNINRGGTNNGINQWALTSYLSRLTYNYKGKYLFTAAVRSDGSSRFGANNQYGTFPSASVGWVLSDENFMKTVMPVSFAKVRASYGVIGNNNIGNYTSYALVNNTTNAVFGSTVATGAVVRSLANPNLGWETTKQFDIGLDLGLLNDRIQFIYDFYTKRTTNLLYAVQIPQESGFTNFNDNIGEIKFWGHEFSLTTKNTTGRLKWNTNANISFNRNLVVALAPGIDRVYGSFHITQVGKPFGQFYGLIKEGYYQSAEELRSSPIIPGRSAIGTIKMKDVNGDGVITYGGDADDRTIIGSPFPKFTYGITNDLKYGNFDFSITGSGSYGNQLWVRHLYSTANLDAVFNMVEGVKDRFRVQNVVTNGVGVATKVITPGAGQFGATNNGGNFTGIERDWNSTQFLADASFFTIKNITLGYNIGAVNKLFKSARLYASAQQVYIFTKYWGGPNPETSGNGAGDGDGGNLSQGVDFSNYPVPRTYTLGVNLNF